The window CAATGTTTATGAAATGTAAAAATTGATTGTCCAACTTTAGAAAATTTTCATACTATTCAAATAAGTATTCATGCCACTTAAAAATTTCACACGTTTAAAAAAATGGTCACGAAAAATGTAAAAGTACGTTcgcataattttaaaaaaatgtttgtacCATTAAAAATAATTGTTTATGACAATTGACAAATGCTCAcgcatttaaaaatattcatgactTTTAGAAAAACGTTCACAACTTAAAGAAAACATttcaaagaaaattttatgaTGTTTTTCAAAAATATTTAACTTGTGTTTAATAATGTTCACATTGCATGAAAAAAATGTTCAACTTgcattttaaaaaaattgttcaACATGTATTCGGATAATTATTCATCGTGTATTTTAGATGTTCAATGTGTATCTAAAAAATGTTTAGCCTGTATATGAAAAATGTCCAAAGTGTATTTAATAAAGGTCAACATGTATCTGAAAAAAAGGAAAATACAACATTTTTAAAAATGATGAAAAATGAACAAAAATAACACAGAAAGCCAAAGGGAAAAATCCACGCGGAATCTTCCCAAAATTCACAGAAGGTTCATAAACCCAATCCCCCCACTGTAAGTTGAAACCACTTGCACATAACCCTTTGGGCTAGCCCAGCCGGAGGAACTATGCCGGAGAGAGGCACTACAGTCTCGCAATAACAGGCCCTACCATTTGCGCTTGCTTGGAGCAAGAAGCCGTCTCTCTACTCGGCCTCGATCTATAGGTCAAATGCCCCTGGATCGGCCCCCCTCCCTCCCGCTCCCGCGTCGTCTCCTTCGAGCCGACCTGGGGGAAACCCTAACCACCGCCGCCGCACCCCTCCTTCCCCTTCGCCGCCGCCAGAGGTGTGCACCGGCGTGCGCTCGACACCGATGAAGGTGGCGGGTGGGGATCCGGCGGCTCCACGTAGCATGGAGGGCCTTGGCATCCGGGACGGCGGCCCCGGGCGGAGAGCGTGGGGCGGCCCTGGCGGCGGGCCATTCCTGCCGGAGCTGGTGAGGCGCCTCCCTCGGTCTCGAGGGGGACGAGGAGGCGTCGGTCCTCGGTCGCTGGTGTGCAGCCTTGCCCGCGCGGTTGCCACCGCCAGATGCAACCCATCCTCTCCGCCCCGATCTGCTCCTTCCATTGCCGGATCCGGGTCCCAATGGCTTAGGTCGTTCTTCCCGGGCGCCGGCAGCATGGATCTCGTTGAGCGGGGTTGGATCCGGGGGAAATCCCTGGCCGGCGCAGCCACACCGTAGGCGACGTCATGGGCGTTGTTCCCCTCCTTCGAGGTTGTGGTGTGGATCCTTCTCCCCCTCCTTCCGTCCCCTGCTAGGTTAAAGCCTAGGTCCCCTAATTCGGGCGGCGACGACACATCTGTGTCGTGTTCCTTCTTGGAGGCGCAGTTCGGGGATCGCAGGGGCGGCGAGAGAGTCGGGTTGTGGGTGTGATGGTGGCGGGTGGCAGCTTGGCTTTGCGCTTCAGTGCcttttcttcagtggctcattgTTGTTACCCTTGTTTGCTGCAATTGTGGCCGACAGCTCTGGCCCTTCGGTGTGACTTAACCGCGGGCGATGACGGTGCTCGGAGTGGTGTGCTCTGATCTTGCAGGTCTGCTCCTAGTTCCTTCTCCATACGCAGCTTGGACGTCTTCCATCTGGGTTCTATGGTGAACCAAGCTGCCGGCTGCCGGTGCGGCATCCTTCGAGCCAAGATGAGAGGGCAGGGGCCCTTTGCAGCGGCAGTTCCAGAGGAGGTTCGGTCCATTACTGTCTTCGAGTTTGGCTACGATCACGAAGCTTGCGCGGTAGTGCATCCTCTCAAGTCCGTAGTTAGTCCTGTTGGTGTAGGTCGTCCTGTAGGGTGATGGTTGCAGCATGGCGTTCCTGCTTGCTATCGCTGCTGCCTTTGAGTGTGTTTCGCTTTGCTCCTTGTATCAGCCGCTTGTTTCTATTTGCTTTTCCTTGTAAGTTGGTGATCTTGtaatcctggccggttgatggctttgttaattcaaagccgggTTCTTTTATTGAGCCTTCGTTCTACAAAAAAAATGCCCCCTAGATCCTGTCTGTCTGCAAGCTGGATAGAGCCGCCCTCCTCcagcgaagccaagggagcaaTGCTCGTGCGCTCGTGGGCACATCCACATCGACACGAGGCGAAATTCGAGGGCTGGCCAGACCTCTTCACATGGCTATTCCTCCTTCCAGCGTCGGCGGCCTGGCTGTGGTCACTGCGATGAAGCCCAAACCGACACGGCGCAGGTCTTGATGCCTGGTCACGGCCCCGCACACAGGCGACACCTCTCTCAGCACAAGAATGTCTTTTTTTTCAAGAGTATGCCAAAGGCGTACCATATTTTTATAGAAGGCAGAAGACAATTACAAGAGACTACAACTCGTTGCGAACAACAAGTCTAGTACCAACACCACACCCGAGCTAATCCGAAGAGAAGCCTCCACACACATTACAAACACAACACAAAGGAACTTGTCCCGAAGAGCATCAAGGCCGCGTCTCGACCTACACCGGTCACCACGAAGAGTAGCAACTTTAATCGGACCTCCTTTGCCGACGCACCAACCACTCTTGATTGCCGAAAGGAGATGGCAAGTGGGTGGAGGGACTTGGTTGGCCCCGCCAAAGCCACCGTCTTGGAGTCACCGGCATCGACGTATATTGCACCCAAGAACCTCTACTCGGACTAGCGACACGCACCGGAAGACCGCAGCACCGAACAAGCCATGTCTCCCTCCACGATGCTCCCTACAGAGATACGGCGCTAGGACGCCGCCATCGCTGGTCCAAGACCTAGGCTTTCGCCCGGAGACCGCAACCAACCAAGACGGGGAGATGGCGACACACCTAagcgacgcctccaaggaggggaacGACGCCCACAGGCGCCGTCGCCGCCAACACCGATCGAAGACGGGCAGGATTTTCATCCGTAAAGTCGGCCACCTCCCACCCCTTGCGAAGAATTGAGGTCGTCGTCAGTGCTGGATCAAACCACCGCCGCCGCAGCACCTCGCCATTGTGATCAAAGTGCACTGAACACCAGCACCCTGCACGCCGAGGACACGCAGTCCAGCTTCCACCTCCCGCACGGCCGGGGACAACAACTCCATCTCTCCTACCACAACCAACACAGCCAGGATcttccgccgccgcaagcagcTGCCACACCACCTCCTAGCGGACAGCCTTGCAGCGGACAGAGCCCAGGGAGCTAGGACAGGGGAGCCACCTCGGGCGCGCATGCTCCCCGCAGCAAGCCCCTGACCCGGGCACAAGCTCCCCAGATTCAGCCTGCGCCTCCACCACCCACCTGCAGATCCTCGCCGGGGCCAGCAGGGGCAAAACACACCAACCGGCCGCCGCGGCAGATCCCGGCCGTCGCTCGCACGGCCACTCCTGGCCCAGATCCGCCGCCTCCCTGGCCTAGGTGCGCCTCCCCTCCGACCACCATCCAGCGACTCCCAGCAGGTCGCCGTGCACCAGCACCTCCTCGTCGAACCCGCGACCATGCTCCACCACTCTGTACGCACCTCGACGCGCGCCGCCTCACCGGAGAAGACCACCGCGCAGCAGCACAAGAATGTCAAGAAAGTCACATCTTCATTATCCTTAGTGCTCAACGGCTCGCAACAAAAATAAGTATAATACTCCTACAAGCTAAACCACAAAACTGCACAAAAGGACAAGGATGACATCAAATATATTCAACATATTCTCCATAGTTAAATGTTGTGCCCTAGTTTTATTGGGCATAAGGCAACAATTCCGAGAGTAACATCACAATCATGTGCATGGCAACTataaaaaggaattttttttTTATGAAAAGGTCGTGTACGTGACTTTCATTGAAATATAAAGGGGAAAGCAGTTACAGGATCACAGAGAAGAGGCTCGTGGCCAACACCTTACAACCTGCTTTACAGGCGGTATACAAAGTCTGATATCGATGAGCACGCCTAGTCGGGCTCACGACGTCTTTGTATCAGCTGAACAATGTTGGCAAGATTCTTAAAGTCCTTAAATTGCAGAAGATTTCAACAAGAGAGACCTTTCATCTTTTAGCCTTTTAGCATGGAGCCGTAGTTTCTTTAGCACATTCTTGAAGGCCAGGTCTTCATGAGTTTTATGCACCAGAGCAAGGCTCTCTTCAAGTAAGCTGAATCTTGAACCAGGGACGAAGAGCATAAGAGAGGTGTGCGTCTCGGTGACCGAAAGAATGCCCTCTAGAACTTGACGGCTAGGATCATATGAGTAAACCTTTTTCTGAAACTTGTCGTGAACCAAGTGCTTGCTAGTAGCAATCACAATCTTCTTCCCTAACTTGCAGTTGCCAACATTACCAATAACCCTCACAACCCGTGGATCAGCTAATTCTCTTTTTACCTGCCCGAACAAATCGATTCGATGATTCAGCGACCAATCACCGGAGCCATAATCCAGCAGTCCCCAAATCTCCAAGGTGCCGCCATGAGGGATTCCGTTGCGAAGATCCCGGACAATGCATAGCTGGTCATCCATCACAACCAGGTGCTCTCCTTCTGACTGGGACAGGGAGCCCAGATGTTCTCTCGGTCCCCAGAACGGCGGCGAACGGACACATCCGAAGGTCTCCTCTGCGACTGAAAAGGATACGATAGCAGCTCTTGGCCTTCTGATGATAAGTGAAGGGTTGATCAACCAGTGCAGGCATCCGTTGGCGAACACGGGCGGTATTTTGTTCACCGCTGCATGATGAACCGCGGAGTTTGCAAACTGGGACCATTTGAAGGGCACCCCTCCGGTTGCCGGCCTCCAGCGATCAGCTCCGGGCGTGCACACGTCACACCTGATCGTCTCCTTCTCACCGAAAACCCCATTGATCAACCTCACGACCTTGTACTCCCTTGTCCCGGCGTCAAATCCCAGTCCGGCACTGGAATCGTATGTGGGAACACGGTGAGGCGGCAGGCGTGTGATCGCCCTTGTAGCCGCATTGCAAACATAGTAAGCCGGCGCCGCGGCGTCATACAGGAGGGTGAGCCCGCAGCATGGCGAGGGCATCACCATTTCAACAGAGTTGCGGCGGGCGCAGTCGAAGGTGAAGAGTAAATCGTCTACGGGGCTTGACGGTGAGCACGCGTACACAGCAACGGAGCCAAATGTTGATGCCGGCGAGAGCACGAGTAGCTTCGGGGCCGGCGGCATCATCTTAGAGGTGGCCATGTGGAGAGTGAATTGTAAAAAACCATCACATTTGGGGCTTCATCTGCGGAAAACCATGTTAAAATAGGTCTAGCGTGTCATGTACACGTACCCTGTACGTATGTAATTATATGTttattattatatatatatagaaaGACGTGGAAAGGCTTTGCCTCACggaaaaccctaaaccctattttctaacttggtatcagagcctaccctagccgccgccgcagTTTCCTCGCGGCCGCCGCGATGTCCACCGCACCGGCACCCACGATGACCGCCTCCTCTGCGCTCACGCTCACCACCCCCTCCGCGCTCGTCCCGATCGCCCCCGTCATCGCCCCACCCGCCGCGACGGCTCCCATCCCCCGTCCTTCCGCCCATCGCGGTCTCGCTTGACCGCAGCAGCTTCATGCTCTGGAGGGCTCTTGCCCTCCCCAACTTCGACGGAGTTCGCCTCCACGGCTTCCTCGATGGCTCGGCCACCGCGCCGGCACCGACCGTGACGACAGGCACCGGCGAGGCCGCCCGCACCGTGTCCAACCCCGACTACGAGCAATGGTGGACGCTGGATCAGAAGGTTCTCGGGCATCACCTCGGTTCGATGAGCGTGGAGATCTCCACGCAGCTCATTGGCTACAGGTCAGCTGCCGCCGCCTGGGCGGCCGTGCACACCATGTTCGCCGCCGAGAACAGCGCCGGCGTGCGCAACCTCCGGCGCCAGATTCAGGCGCTGCGCAAGGGAGATCGTCCCGCCGGCGAGTATATGCAGAAGGTCAAGGCCCTCGCTGACTCGATGGCCGCCGCCGGCTCTCCTCTTCGCGATGATGAGATCATCGACTACATGCTGACCGGGCTCGGCTCGGCGTTCAACCCCATCGCCGCCTCCATGAACTTCGCGGGCGTGCCAATCACGTTCCCCGCGTTCTACTCCAGCGTTCTCCACTACGAGGCCCTTCAGCAGCAGCAGTCCGAGCACGAGGATTGGCAGTCCTCCGCCAACGCCGCGTCTCGGCCGGTCTACAACAACACTTCCGGCCGAGCCTCCGATTCTGGCCGCCCGAGCGGCGGCCGCCCCTCCGCCGGTTCCCTCCCGCCCAGCTCGGGCGGCTATGGCAACAGCCAGGGCAACCCCTCTGGTCGTAACAACAACAACGGCGGCAATAGCCgcaatggaggaggaaacggaggTGGCAACGGGGGTGGTCGCAACCGCCGCTGGCGTCCCCGGTGCCAGATATGCAAGAATTGGGGTCATGAGGCCGGCGACTGTCGCAGCCGCTATGATCATGACCACCGCGCCGCCAACTCCGCGTCCACATCCTCCTCCCATGAGCCGCCGCACTGGATTCTGGACACCGGTGCGACGGACCACCTGATGAATGATCTTGATCGCCTGCACTTCCACGAGCGCTACGGCGGGAAGGATCAAGTGCAAGTGGCAAACGGTGCAGGTTTGTCTATTTCGCATATTGGTCATTCCACTATACCCGGTTCATCCCTTCGTTTACGCAATATTCTTCGTCTACCACACATTCATCAACATCTTCTCTCCGTTTATCGTCTCGTCCTTGATAATGATGTTTTTGTGGAATTTCACCGTTTCTTTTTCCTTGTCAAGGACACGGCCACGAAGAAAATCCTTCTTCACGGTAGATGTCATGGTGGACTCTACCCCATCCCGTTCGGTCGTGCGTCGTCATCCTCCACCGCcacgcgtccctcagcgtcaagACCACCCCGTCCCAGTGGCACCAGCGTCTCGGTCATCCCTCGAATAATATTGTTCATAATATTGTTAGGAATAATG is drawn from Aegilops tauschii subsp. strangulata cultivar AL8/78 chromosome 1, Aet v6.0, whole genome shotgun sequence and contains these coding sequences:
- the LOC123496947 gene encoding uncharacterized protein — protein: MATSKMMPPAPKLLVLSPASTFGSVAVYACSPSSPVDDLLFTFDCARRNSVEMVMPSPCCGLTLLYDAAAPAYYVCNAATRAITRLPPHRVPTYDSSAGLGFDAGTREYKVVRLINGVFGEKETIRCDVCTPGADRWRPATGGVPFKWSQFANSAVHHAAVNKIPPVFANGCLHWLINPSLIIRRPRAAIVSFSVAEETFGCVRSPPFWGPREHLGSLSQSEGEHLVVMDDQLCIVRDLRNGIPHGGTLEIWGLLDYGSGDWSLNHRIDLFGQVKRELADPRVVRVIGNVGNCKLGKKIVIATSKHLVHDKFQKKVYSYDPSRQVLEGILSVTETHTSLMLFVPGSRFSLLEESLALVHKTHEDLAFKNVLKKLRLHAKRLKDERSLLLKSSAI